The following are encoded in a window of Candida dubliniensis CD36 chromosome 4, complete sequence genomic DNA:
- a CDS encoding ATP synthase subunit beta, mitochondrial precursor, putative (Similar to S. cerevisiae ATP2;~spliced gene) has protein sequence MVLPRLFNATSRAAFRAVKRDVLFNSRTLATAAAAHGKVRAVIGAVVDVQFDEGNLPAILNALTLKNGDQDLVLEVAQHLGENTVRAIAMDGTEGLVRGTEVNDTGAPISVPVGRGTLGRIINVVGEPIDDRGPIECKEKKPIHAEPPSFVEQSTAAEILETGIKVVDLLAPYARGGKIGLFGGAGVGKTVFIQELINNIAKAHGGFSVFTGVGERTREGNDLYREMKETGVINLEGDSKVALVFGQMNEPPGARARVALTGLTIAEYFRDEEGQDVLLFIDNIFRFTQAGSEVSALLGRIPSAVGYQPTLATDMGLLQERITTTKKGSVTSVQAVYVPADDLTDPAPATTFAHLDATTVLSRGISELGIYPAVDPLDSKSRLLDAAVVGQEHYDVATGVQQTLQAYKSLQDIIAILGMDELSEADKLTVERARKIQRFLSQPFAVAEVFTGIPGRLVRLQDTVKSFKDVLEGKYDHLPENAFYMVGGIEDVVAKADKLAAESN, from the exons ATGGTTCTTCCAAGATTATTTAATGCCACTTCACGTGCTGCATTCAGAGCAGTCAAACGTGATGTTTTATTCAACTCTAGAACTTTAGctactgctgctgctgcccATGGTAAAGTCAG AGCCGTTATTGGTGCCGTTGTTGATGTCCAATTTGACGAAGGTAACTTGCCAGCTATTTTGAATGCTTTGACTTTGAAGAACGGTGACCAAGATTTAGTTTTGGAAGTTGCTCAACATTTGGGTGAAAACACCGTCAGAGCTATTGCTATGGATGGTACTGAAGGTTTAGTCAGAGGTACTGAAGTCAACGATACCGGTGCCCCAATCTCCGTTCCAGTCGGTAGAGGTACCTTAGGTAGAATCATCAATGTTGTTGGTGAACCAATTGATGACAGAGGTCCAATTGAATGTaaggaaaagaaaccaaTTCATGCAGAACCACCATCCTTCGTTGAGCAATCCACTGCTGCCGAAATTTTGGAAACCGGTATCAAGGTTGTCGACTTATTGGCCCCATACGCCAGAGGTGGTAAGATTGGTTTGTTCGGTGGTGCTGGTGTCGGTAAGACCGTCTTTATCCAAGAATTGATTAACAACATTGCTAAAGCCCATGGTGGTTTCTCCGTCTTTACCGGTGTCGGTGAAAGAACCAGAGAAGGTAACGATTTGTACCGTGAAATGAAAGAAACCGGTGTCATCAACTTAGAAGGTGACTCCAAGGTCGCTTTGGTCTTTGGACAAATGAACGAACCACCAGGTGCTAGAGCTAGAGTTGCTTTGACTGGTTTGACTATTGCTGAATACTTCAGAGATGAAGAAGGTCAAGATGTCTTGTTGTTCATCGATAACATTTTCAGATTCACCCAAGCTGGTTCCGAAGTGTCTGCTTTGTTAGGTCGTATTCCATCTGCCGTCGGTTATCAACCAACCTTAGCTACTGATATGGGTCTTTTGCAAGAACgtattaccaccaccaagaAAGGTTCCGTCACCTCTGTCCAAGCTGTCTATGTCCCAGCTGATGATTTGACCGATCCTGCTCCAGCCACCACATTCGCCCATTTGGATGCCACTACTGTCTTGTCTAGAGGTATTTCTGAATTGGGTATTTACCCAGCTGTCGATCCATTGGATTCCAAATCCAGATTATTGGACGCTGCCGTTGTTGGTCAAGAACATTATGATGTCGCTACTGGTGTTCAACAAACTTTGCAAGCTTACAAATCCTTACAAGATATCATTGCTATTTTGGGTATGGATGAATTGTCTGAAGCTGATAAATTGACTGTCGAAAGAGCCCGTAAGATTCAAAGATTCTTGTCTCAACCATTCGCCGTTGCTGAAGTTTTCACTGGTATTCCAGGTAGATTAGTCAGATTGCAAGACACTGTCAAATCATTCAAGGATGTTTTGGAAGGTAAATACGATCACTTGCCAGAAAACGCTTTCTATATGGTTGGTGGTATCGAAGATGTCGTTGCTAAAGCTGACAAATTGGCTGCTGAATCCAACTAA
- a CDS encoding CAAX prenyl protease, putative (Similar to S. cerevisiae STE24;~spliced gene), which produces MISLAESFAFLDSPSINWKTIIIGFTVGQYVFETYLDLRQYRVLQSKTAPKSIEKEVSQETFDKSQEYSRAKAQFSFFSSTFSLLQNLAILKYDLLPKTWTLAGTIMKGCAAILPKAMSGVITQSLFFVFTTQILTTLIGLPLSYYKNFVLEERFGFNKQTIGLWVSDMLKGIGISIVLGSPVIAGFLKIIEYFDDKFIFYLMGFILVVNLIAMTIVPTLIMPLFNKFTPLEDGELKTAIEKLASEQKFPLTKLFVIDGSKRSSHSNAYFTGLPWSKQIVLFDTLIEHNSTEETVAVLAHEIGHWKLNHLPKMITMMQGHLFLIFSLYSAFIHNKSLYTSFGFIKQQPILIGFMLFNDIFQPVECLLTFVQNLISRKHEYEADKYASDCGYSEELSRSLIKLSNENLSSMNADWLFSSYHYSHPILPERLSALGYVSKVKVKKDE; this is translated from the exons ATGATTTCTTTAGCAGAA TCATTTGCCTTTCTTGACTCaccatcaattaattggaaaacaattattattggttttaCCGTTGGTCAATATGTTTTCGAGACTTACTTAGATCTTAGACAATATAGAGTTTTGCAACTGAAAACAGCACCAAAGTCGATCGAAAAAGAAGTTTCACAAGAAACATTTGACAAATCCCAAGAGTATTCCCGTGCCAAAGCAcagttttcatttttttctagCACGTTCAGCTTGTTGCAGAATTTGGctattttgaaatatgACTTGTTACCTAAAACCTGGACATTGGCTGGTACTATCATGAAAGGCTGTGCTGCGATTTTACCCAAGGCTATGAGCGGTGTTATTACTCaatcacttttttttgttttcaccACCCAAATCTTGACAACATTGATTGGATTACCATTAAGCTACTATAAGAATTTTGTGTTAGAGGAGAGATTTGGATTCAACAAGCAAACAATTGGTTTGTGGGTTAGTGATATGTTAAAAGGTATTGGTATCTCTATAGTTTTGGGATCGCCAGTTATTGCTGGgtttttgaaaatcatTGAATACTTTGACGATAAGTTTATTTTCTACCTCATGGGGTTTATTTTAGTAGTCAACTTAATTGCAATGACTATAGTTCCAACATTGATTATGCCGTTATTCAACAAGTTTACTCCTTTGGAAGATGGTGAATTGAAAACtgccattgaaaaattagcGTCAGAACAAAAATTCCCATTGACAAAATTGTTTGTCATTGACGGATCAAAAAGATCGTCCCATTCAAATGCTTATTTCACAGGATTGCCATGGAGCAaacaaattgttttgtttgacACTTTAATTGAACACAATTCAACTGAAGAAACTGTTGCGGTATTAGCTCATGAAATTGGACATtggaaattgaatcatttgcCAAAGATGATAACTATGATGCAGGGCCATTTGTTCCTAATTTTTTCCTTGTATTCGGCTTTCATTCACAACAAGTCATTATACACAAGTTTTGGATTTATCAAGCAACAGCCAATTTTGATCGGATTTATGTTATTCAATGATATTTTCCAACCAGTAGAATGTCTCTTGACATTTGTCCAGAACTTGATTTCAAGAAAGCATGAATACGAGGCAGACAAATATGCTAGCGATTGTGGGTATTCTGAGGAATTGAGCAGATCATTGATCAAGTTATCTAATGAGAACTTATCAAGTATGAATGCTGATTGGTTGTTTTCCTCTTACCATTATTCTCATCCTATCTTACCAGAAAGATTAAGTGCATTGGGATACGTTTCAAAGGTAAAGGTCAAGAAGGATGAATaa